Part of the Terriglobales bacterium genome is shown below.
TCGCTGTCGCGCTTGCGCTCGATGGCCTGCTGCGCGCTGCCGATGGCGTCGTCAAACTTCTGCTCGGCGTAGTGCAGCCAGGCCTGCGCCACCATCACCTCCGGCAGTTGCGGTTGCAGGGCGGCGGCCCGCTGGCAGGCGCTCTTGGCACGTTCGATCCAGGCCGCCTCGCGCTGGAAGTGGAGATGGTACTGGGCGCAGGCGTTGGCCACCGCCGCATGGGCGAGCGCAAAGTTGGGATCCAGGCTGACGGCGCTCTCGAACATCTGCAGGGCGAACTCCAGGTCCTGGCGGGTGCGCCGCCGGGCGAAGCTCTTGCCGCGCAGATAGAGGTCGTAGGCCTGCAGGTTCTGAGTGGGCTTGACGCCAATGCCTTCCTTCTCCTGCGGCGAGAGCGTGATGCGCAGCGCCTCGGCGATCTTGCGCGCGATCTCGTCCTGCACCTCGAACACGTCCTTCATCTCGCGGTCGTAGCGCTCCGACCACAGCGGAAAGTCGGTCTGCGTGTCCACCAGTTGCCCGCTGATGCGCAGGCGGTTGCCGGAG
Proteins encoded:
- a CDS encoding tetratricopeptide repeat protein, with the translated sequence SGNRLRISGQLVDTQTDFPLWSERYDREMKDVFEVQDEIARKIAEALRITLSPQEKEGIGVKPTQNLQAYDLYLRGKSFARRRTRQDLEFALQMFESAVSLDPNFALAHAAVANACAQYHLHFQREAAWIERAKSACQRAAALQPQLPEVMVAQAWLHYAEQKFDDAIGSAQQAIERKRDSEGAYYILGRALFSAGRYQEAAGIAEAAIEASGDDYNIYVPIQNALGALGKEEALRNFRLQRIQALEQHLKQVPEDARARSHLAISYATTGRPEDAIREINLAVALRPDDALLLYNAACIFCLMKKKPEAMEALRKAWHAGYKDASWARRDPDLALLHDEPEFDKLYPPSPPAD